The Camelina sativa cultivar DH55 chromosome 14, Cs, whole genome shotgun sequence genome includes a window with the following:
- the LOC104743716 gene encoding probable xyloglucan endotransglucosylase/hydrolase protein 30, which produces MSKKSSYNHIFFFNIILILGLYLRSSLAFTNLNTLSFEESLSPLFGDANLVRSPDDLSVRLLLDRYTGSGFISSNMYQHGFYSSMIKLPADYTAGVVVAFYTSNGDVFEKTHDELDIEFLGNIKGKPWRFQTNLYGNGSTQRGREERYRLWFDPSKEFHRYSILWTPHKIIFWVDDVPIREVIRNDAMGADYPAKPMSLYATIWDASDWATSGGKCKANYKFAPFVAEFKSFSLDGCSVDPIQEVPVDCSDSVDFLESQDYSTINSRQRAAMRRFRQRFMYYSYCYDTVRYPEAPPECVIVPAEKDRFKNTGRLKFGGTEARERRRNRRQQRRPEIESDPDERRLL; this is translated from the exons ATGTCTAAAAAATCATCGTAtaatcatatcttcttcttcaacatcatcTTGATCTTGGGTTTGTATTTGAGATCATCATTAGCCTTCACGAATCTCAACACCTTAAGTTTCGAAGAATCACTTTCTCCTCTCTTTGGCGATGCTAATCTTGTCCGTTCACCTGATGATCTCTCCGTTCGTCTCCTTCTTGATCGATATACCG GTTCTGGTTTCATATCATCGAATATGTATCAACATGGATTCTACAGCTCCATGATCAAGCTTCCCGCTGATTATACTGCCGGCGTCGTCGTCGCCTTTTAT ACATCAAACGGAGACGTGTTCGAGAAAACACACGACGAACTAGACATAGAGTTTCTAGGGAACATAAAAGGAAAGCCATGGAGGTTTCAGACAAATCTATACGGAAATGGAAGTACACAAAGAGGTCGTGAAGAAAGATATCGTCTCTGGTTTGATCCTTCTAAGGAGTTTCATCGTTACAGTATCCTCTGGACTCCTCACAAGATCAT ATTTTGGGTAGATGATGTGCCAATAAGAGAAGTGATAAGAAACGATGCAATGGGAGCTGATTACCCCGCGAAGCCAATGTCTCTTTACGCCACCATTTGGGACGCTTCAG ATTGGGCCACTTCCGGCGGCAAATGCAAAGCTAATTACAAATTTGCACCATTCGTAGCCGAGTTCAAATCTTTCTCTCTTGACGGCTGCTCCGTTGATCCTATCCAAGAAGTACCCGTGGATTGCTCCGACTCCGTCGACTTCCTCGAGTCTCAAGATTACTCAACCATCAACTCACGTCAACGGGCCGCCATGCGAAGATTTCGGCAACGTTTCATGTACTATTCTTACTGTTATGATACCGTTAGGTACCCTGAGGCTCCCCCCGAGTGTGTGATTGTTCCCGCGGAGAAAGATAGGTTTAAAAATACGGGAAGGTTGAAATTTGGCGGTACGGAAGCGCGGGAACGACGGAGAAATCGCCGGC